A single region of the Maylandia zebra isolate NMK-2024a linkage group LG17, Mzebra_GT3a, whole genome shotgun sequence genome encodes:
- the smo gene encoding protein smoothened, whose translation MSSKSWSSIVGFYGMLCIWAAWLSGCGAVLSPNGTIFEDTCKKTTTCEVLKYNTCLGSPLPYSHTSLILAEDSSTQEEAFEKLTMWSGLRNAPRCWSVIQPLLCAVYMPKCENGRVELPSQSLCLTTRSPCSIVDRERGWPSFLKCDKFPVGCSNEVQKLKFNTSGQCEAPLVKTDIQSSWYKDVEGCGIQCDNPLFTEEEHNDMHAYIAYFGTITLLCTFFTLATFLADWKNSNRYPAVILFYINACFFVGSIGWLAQFLDGAREEIVCKSDNTMRLGEPSSSETLSCVTIFIIVYYSLMSGVIWFVMLTYAWHTSFKALGTTHQPLSGRTSYFHMVTWSIPFVLTVAILAIAEVDGDSVSGICFVGYKNYRYRAGFVLAPIGVVLVVGGYFLIRGVMTLFSIKSNHPGLLSEKAASKINETMLRLGIFGFLAFGFVFITFGCHFYDFFNQAEWERSFRDYVLCEANVTIASQTNKPIPECTIKNRPSLMVEKINLFSMFGTGIAMSTWVWTKATILIWKRTWCKIIGRSDNEPKRIKKSKMIAKAFAMRKELHKDPEKELSFSMHTVSHEGPVAGINFDLNEPSNDMSSAWAQHVTKMVARRGAILPQDISVTPTGTPVPPPEERNRLWMVEAEISPEMIKRKKKKKKRKKEVRPVEEMVDHQVYRQREFGRSSVPRLPKLPPHPSLVANLQEQQRQQQKIEEEVLPGSYPDFQPSRRLSCEEKCPYLQYQTSQNGYGHSMLSDPLTFRDRPEDLGLGPRYPPSNWQPSASSRYPGNMDITDGISERMAHVARVPAGRRAGYGPIHSRTNLMEAELMDADSDF comes from the exons ATGTCTTCCAAGAGTTGGAGCTCCATTGTTGGATTTTACGGGATGCTTTGCATCTGGGCTGCCTGGCTTTCTGGCTGCGGGGCAGTGCTCTCTCCAAACGGGACGATATTTGAGGATACCTGCAAGAAAACCACAACTTGCGAGGTGCTTAAATATAACACGTGTTTGGGATCGCCTTTACCATACAGTCACACTTCTCTGATCCTGGCGGAGGACTCCAGCACCCAAGAAGAGGCTTTTGAGAAGTTGACCATGTGGTCCG GTTTGCGGAATGCCCCTCGCTGTTGGTCGGTCATCCAGCCTCTGCTCTGCGCCGTCTACATGCCCAAATGCGAAAACGGCCGAGTTGAACTGCCCAGCCAGAGCCTCTGTCTGACTACACGTAGTCCATGTAGCATCGTGGATCGGGAGCGAGGCTGGCCCAGCTTTCTCAAATGTGACAAATTCCCTGTGGGCTGTTCG AATGAGGTGCAAAAGCTGAAGTTCAACACATCGGGCCAGTGTGAAGCTCCTCTGGTGAAGACGGACATTCAGTCGAGCTGGTACAAGGACGTGGAGGGCTGTGGTATCCAGTGTGACAATCCTCTGTTCACTGAAGAGGAGCACAATGACATGCACGCCTACATCGCTTACTTTGGAACCATCACCCTCCTCTGCACTTTCTTTACCCTG gCCACATTTCTTGCAGACTGGAAAAACTCCAACCGCTACCCAGCTGTCATTCTCTTCTACATCAACGCCTGTTTCTTTGTGGGCAGCATCGGCTGGCTGGCCCAATTTCTGGATGGCGCACGTGAAGAGATTGTATGCAAGAGCGACAACACGATGCGACTCGGGGAGCCCTC GTCTTCGGAAACGCTGTCATGTgtcaccatcttcatcatcgTCTACTACTCCCTGATGTCAGGTGTGATTTGGTTTGTCATGCTGACATATGCCTGGCACACATCCTTCAAAGCTCTGGGCACTACTCACCAGCCACTGTCTGGTAGAACCTCTTACTTCCACATGGTCACCTGGTCCATCCCCTTTGTCCTCACTGTGGCCATCCTAGCAATCGCTGAG GTTGACGGAGACTCTGTGAGCGGGATCTGTTTTGTGGGCTACAAGAACTACAGGTATCGCGCTGGCTTTGTGCTTGCACCCATTGGAGTGGTGCTTGTTGTTGGTGGCTACTTCCTCATTCGCG gTGTTATGACATTATTTTCCATCAAAAGTAATCACCCCGGTCTCTTGAGTGAGAAAGCAGCGAGCAAAATCAATGAGACTATGCTGCGACTTG GAATATTTGGATTCCTTGCCTTTGGTTTTGTCTTTATAACCTTTGGCTGCCACTTTTATGACTTCTTCAACCAAGCTGAGTGGGAAAGAAGCTTCAGGGATTATGTGCT GTGTGAGGCCAACGTGACAATCGCCTCTCAGACAAACAAGCCCATCCCAGAATGCACCATTAAGAACCGCCCCAGTCTGATGGTGGAGAAAATTAACCTGTTTTCCATGTTTGGGACGGGTATCGCCATGAGCACCTGGGTCTGGACCAAAGCCACCATCCTCATCTGGAAACGCACCTGGTGCAA GATCATCGGCCGTAGCGATAATGAACCGAAGAGGATAAAGAAAAGCAAGATGATCGCCAAGGCATTCGCGATGAGGAAGGAGCTCCACAAAGATCCAGAGAAAGAGCTGTCCTTCAGCATGCACACCGTGTCCCACGAAGGACCAGTGG cCGGAATCAATTTTGACCTAAACGAGCCATCAAATGACATGTCATCAGCTTGGGCACAGCATGTGACAAAGATGGTGGCCAGGCGAGGTGCCATCCTCCCACAGGACATTTCTGTTACTCCCACTGGTACACCAG TGCCCCCTCCAGAGGAGAGGAACCGCCTGTGGATGGTGGAGGCCGAAATTTCACCAGAAATgataaagaggaaaaagaagaagaagaagaggaagaaggaggTGCGTCCGGTTGAGGAGATGGTGGACCACCAGGTTTATCGCCAGCGTGAGTTTGGTCGCAGCTCAGTGCCCCGTCTGCCCAAACTGCCTCCTCATCCAAGCCTGGTTGCCAATCTGCAGGAACAGCAGAGACAACAACAGAAGATTGAGGAGGAAGTTCTGCCTGGGTCTTACCCAGACTTCCAACCTTCGCGCCGTCTGTCATGCGAGGAGAAGTGTCCCTACCTGCAGTACCAGACCAGCCAGAATGGCTATGGCCACAGCATGCTGTCTGACCCCCTGACCTTCAGAGATCGTCCAGAGGATCTGGGTCTTGGTCCGCGTTACCCTCCCTCCAATTGGCAGCCTAGTGCGTCTTCACGCTACCCTGGAAATATGGATATCACTGATGGAATATCAGAAAGAATGGCCCACGTGGCTCGGGTACCAGCAGGCCGGAGGGCTGGTTACGGACCCATCCACTCCAGGACCAATTTAATGGAGGCGGAGCTTATGGACGCTGACTCTGACTTCTAA
- the tspan33a gene encoding tetraspanin-33 isoform X1, translating to MARTSRGAPRSDEEFTFVSPAVKYLLFIFNFIFWIISLVLVLIGVYARIVKHAETALACLAVDPAVMLLIVGVLMFIITFCGCVGSLRENLCLLQTFCICLIVIFILQLTAGVLGFIFSDKAKGKVTEVINNAIVHYRDDIDLQNLIDFGQEEFDCCGALRYLDWSQNMYFNCSKDNPSRERCSVPFSCCILRNDTVINTMCGHNIQELDYIEAGNRIHTNGCIDKIVDWIHSNLFLLGGIALGLAIPQLAGMLLSQILMNQIKDQIELQNYNQKHSSDPWS from the exons ATGGCACGAACAAGCAGAGGCGCACCTAGATCTGACGAGGAGTTTACGTTTGTCAGCCCAGCTGTGAAGTACCTgctgttcatatttaattttatattttgg ATAATTTCTCTGGTGTTGGTGTTAATCGGAGTGTATGCCCGCATTGTGAAACACGCAG AAACAGCGCTCGCATGTCTCGCTGTGGACCCCGCTGTAATGCTGTTGATTGTGGGGGTCCTCATGTTCATCATCACCTTCTGCGGTTGTGTGGGGTCCCTCCGAGAAAACCTCTGCCTCTTGcaaact TTCTGTATCTGTCTGATCGTGATCTTCATCCTGCAGCTGACTGCTGGTGTCCTGGGCTTCATCTTTTCAGATAAG GCAAAAGGTAAAGTGACCGAGGTGATCAACAATGCCATTGTCCACTACAGAGATGATATTGATCTGCAAAACCTTATTGATTTTGGTCAGGAAGAG TTTGACTGCTGTGGTGCTTTGAGGTACTTGGACTGGTCACAGAACATGTATTTCAACTGCAGCAAGGACAACCCCAGCCGAGAACGCTGCTCTGTCCCCTTTTCCTGCTGTATATTAAGAAATGACACG GTAATCAACACCATGTGCGGTCACAACATTCAGGAATTGGATTACATCGAGGCTGGAAACCGCATTCACACCAATGGCTGCATAGACAAAATAGTTGATTGGATCCACAGCAACCTGTTCTTACTAGGAGGCATTGCGCTGGGACTGGCTATACCACAG CTGGCTGGAATGCTTTTGTCTCAGATTCTGATGAACCAGATCAAAGACCAGATCGAGCTGCAGAACTACAACCAGAAACACAGCTCTGACCCGTGGAGCTGA
- the tspan33a gene encoding tetraspanin-33 isoform X2 yields the protein MLLIVGVLMFIITFCGCVGSLRENLCLLQTFCICLIVIFILQLTAGVLGFIFSDKAKGKVTEVINNAIVHYRDDIDLQNLIDFGQEEFDCCGALRYLDWSQNMYFNCSKDNPSRERCSVPFSCCILRNDTVINTMCGHNIQELDYIEAGNRIHTNGCIDKIVDWIHSNLFLLGGIALGLAIPQLAGMLLSQILMNQIKDQIELQNYNQKHSSDPWS from the exons ATGCTGTTGATTGTGGGGGTCCTCATGTTCATCATCACCTTCTGCGGTTGTGTGGGGTCCCTCCGAGAAAACCTCTGCCTCTTGcaaact TTCTGTATCTGTCTGATCGTGATCTTCATCCTGCAGCTGACTGCTGGTGTCCTGGGCTTCATCTTTTCAGATAAG GCAAAAGGTAAAGTGACCGAGGTGATCAACAATGCCATTGTCCACTACAGAGATGATATTGATCTGCAAAACCTTATTGATTTTGGTCAGGAAGAG TTTGACTGCTGTGGTGCTTTGAGGTACTTGGACTGGTCACAGAACATGTATTTCAACTGCAGCAAGGACAACCCCAGCCGAGAACGCTGCTCTGTCCCCTTTTCCTGCTGTATATTAAGAAATGACACG GTAATCAACACCATGTGCGGTCACAACATTCAGGAATTGGATTACATCGAGGCTGGAAACCGCATTCACACCAATGGCTGCATAGACAAAATAGTTGATTGGATCCACAGCAACCTGTTCTTACTAGGAGGCATTGCGCTGGGACTGGCTATACCACAG CTGGCTGGAATGCTTTTGTCTCAGATTCTGATGAACCAGATCAAAGACCAGATCGAGCTGCAGAACTACAACCAGAAACACAGCTCTGACCCGTGGAGCTGA